In a single window of the Bactrocera dorsalis isolate Fly_Bdor chromosome 2, ASM2337382v1, whole genome shotgun sequence genome:
- the LOC105227649 gene encoding UDP-glucosyltransferase 2-like, with the protein MIILPLIACVLISSLYPNNTEAANILIITLGGTKSHKIPFLALAHGLIPRGHQVTFVSGFKSAAIHKDLQELAPGPLVDYIQQYMDLDLVGARHEGKPPLTMWQALRYPTEVCRSFLSDTAIIHSLLSKSYDLAILDGAFPECALGLVHRLGVPFMYINTVGFYTGSLSLAGNPNVYAVTPHVFTTYTHSMDFLQRLQNVVTHITAELLHKYCTAQVHAVLQTHLGRLMPHPYILGRNVSFVLQNGHASVTYPRPYYPNVAEIACIHCRPANKLPQELEHFMSSAPAGVIYCSMGSSVRATNMPEEFRQILIRTFAKLTQYHVLWKWESNITQINNLPSNVRLNTWLPQQDILGHRRLKAFITHGGLLSMYEAIYHAVPVIMLPVFCDHDVNAAKAVTDGYTIQLALGAQLTAARLQRAIYDIIHNGKYRRAVRLRRALLLDQPMSPLETAIFWTEYTLRHRGAHHLQPPARDMR; encoded by the exons atgattattttaccGCTGATCGCGTGTGTCCTGATATCTTCGTTATATCCGAACAACACCGAAGCTGCGAACATATTAATAATAACGCTTGGAGGCACCAAGTCACATAAGATACCGTTCTTGGCGTTAGCTCATGGACTCATACCCAG GGGGCATCAAGTTACTTTTGTCAGTGGCTTTAAATCTGCTGCAATACACAAAGACTTACAAGAGCTGGCGCCAGGACCGCTTGTTGACTATATACAACAATACATGGACTTAGATTTGGTTGGTGCACGTCATGAGGGAAAACCTCCGTTAACTATGTGGCAAGCTCTACGTTATCCAACAGAG GTCTGTCGGAGTTTTCTAAGCGATACAGCAATAATCCACTCACTGCTTTCGAAAAGCTACGATTTAGCCATTCTCGACGGCGCTTTTCCCGAATGCGCACTCGGTTTAGTGCATCGGCTGGGCGTGCCATTTATGTACATCAACACAGTCGGTTTCTATACGGGCAGCTTGTCTTTAGCTGGCAATCCAAATGTGTATGCTGTCACACCGCATGTGTTTACCACATACACTCATTCCATGGATTTCTTGCAACGGCTGCAAAATGTTGTTACACATATAACGGCAGAGCTCCTACACAAG TATTGCACCGCACAAGTACATGCTGTACTACAAACTCACTTAGGCCGTCTTATGCCGCACCCTTACATACTGGGGCGCAACGTGTCTTTCGTACTACAGAACGGGCATGCCAGTGTGACCTACCCACGCCCCTACTACCCAAATGTAGCCGAAATCGCCTGCATACATTGTCGTCCAGCCAACAAACTACCGCAGGAGCTAGAGCACTTTATGTCGTCTGCACCGGCTGGTGTCATCTACTGCTCGATGGGCTCATCGGTGCGCGCTACCAATATGCCCGAAGAGTTTCGCCAAATCTTGATTCGTACATTCGCAAAACTTACACAGTATCATGTGCTCTGGAAATGGGAGAGTAATATCACACAAATCAATAACCTGCCGTCTAATGTGCGACTGAACACTTGGTTACCGCAGCAAGACATACTCGGCCATCGGCGTCTCAAGGCCTTCATCACACACGGCGGCTTACTAAGCATGTACGAGGCGATTTATCATGCGGTGCCAGTGATAATGCTGCCCGTCTTCTGCGATCATGATGTGAATGCGGCAAAGGCAGTCACCGATGGCTATACCATACAGCTAGCACTCGGCGCCCAATTAACTGCCGCGAGATTACAGCGTGCGATATACGATATTATACACAACGGTAAATATAGACGCGCTGTTAG ACTCAGGCGCGCGCTTTTACTTGATCAGCCAATGTCACCACTAGAGACCGCAATCTTTTGGACTGAATACACTCTACGCCACCGCGGCGCACACCACTTACAGCCACCTGCGCGTGACATGAGGTAG